From Epinephelus lanceolatus isolate andai-2023 chromosome 2, ASM4190304v1, whole genome shotgun sequence, one genomic window encodes:
- the LOC117257268 gene encoding isocitrate dehydrogenase [NADP], mitochondrial-like gives MAGYLKALTTVTRSAAAALSHNPAVLSPAAVCHQKSQQRNYATRRIKVDQPVVEMDGDEMTRIIWEFIKDKLILSNVDVELKYYDLGLPYRDQTDDQVTIDSALATKKYNVAVKCATITPDEERVEEFKLKKMWKSPNGTIRNILGGTVFREPILCKNIPRLVPGWTQPITIGRHAFGDQYRATDFVIDQPGKFKIVFAPADGSKQREWEVYDFPSGGCGMGMYNTDESISGFAHSCFQYAIQKRWPLYMSTKNTILKAYDGRFKDIFEEIFEAQYKPEFDKLNIWYEHRLIDDMVAQVLKSSGGFVWACKNYDGDVQSDILAQGFGSLGLMTSVLVVPDGKTIEAEAAHGTVTRHFREHQRGNPTSTNPIASIFAWTRGLEHRGKLDGNPDLIRFSQTLEQVCVSTVENGVMTKDLAGCIHGLANCKLNEHYVNTSDFLDAIKTNLDKALNK, from the exons ATGCCACAAGGCGCATCAAGGTGGACCAGCCAGTGGTGGAGATGGATGGAGATGAGATGACTCGCATCATATGGGAGTTCATCAAAGACAAG CTCATCCTGTCCAATGTTGATGTTGAGCTGAAGTACTATGACCTGGGTCTGCCCTACCGTGACCAGACAGACGACCAGGTCACCATCGACTCTGCTCTGGCAACCAAGAAGTACAACGTGGCTGTCAAGTGTGCCACCATCACCCCTGATGAGGAACGAGTTGAAG AGTTTAAGCTCAAGAAGATGTGGAAGAGCCCTAATGGCACCATCAGGAACATCTTGGGTGGCACCGTTTTCCGTGAGCCAATCCTCTGTAAAAACATCCCTCGCCTTGTTCCCGGTTGGACGCAACCCATAACAATTGGCAGACACGCTTTTGGCGATCAG TACAGGGCCACAGACTTTGTTATTGACCAGCCTGGCAAGTTCAAAATTGTGTTTGCCCCAGCCGATGGAAGCAAGCAGAGGGAGTGGGAGGTGTATGACTTTCCCTCAGGGGGCTGCGGGATGGGAATGTACAACACTGATGAG TCCATCAGTGGATTTGCTCACAGCTGCTTCCAGTATGCCATCCAGAAGAGGTGGCCTCTGTACATGAGCACCAAGAACACCATCCTCAAGGCCTACGACGGGCGCTTCAAGGATATTTTTGAGGAAATCTTTGAGGC gCAGTACAAGCCAGAGTTTGACAAGCTGAATATCTGGTATGAACACCGTCTCATTGACGACATGGTGGCTCAGGTCCTGAAGTCTTCTGGAGGGTTTGTTTGGGCCTGCAAGAATTACGATGGAGACGTCCAATCAGATATTCTGGCTCAGG GTTTTGGTTCTCTAGGCCTCATGACGTCTGTGCTAGTGGTCCCTGACGGAAAGACTATCGAGGCAGAGGCTGCCCACGGCACCGTCACCAGGCACTTTCGTGAACACCAGAGG GGAAACCCAACCAGTACCAACCCCATTGCGAGCATCTTTGCTTGGACCAGAGGACTGGAGCACAGAGGCAAACTGGACGGAAATCCTGATCTGATAAG GTTTTCCCAGACGTTAGAACAAGTCTGTGTGTCGACTGTGGAAAACGGTGTGATGACCAAGGACCTCGCTGGCTGCATCCATGGCTTGGCCAA CTGCAAGCTCAACGAACATTATGTCAACACGTCGGACTTCCTGGATGCAATCAAGACCAACTTGGACAAAGCTCTGAACAAATGA